One Luteibacter sp. 9135 DNA segment encodes these proteins:
- a CDS encoding pyridoxal-phosphate dependent enzyme — MTVHDSVLDLIGHTPMVRAQRLDAGPCELFLKLESANPGGSVKDRIGMSMIEGAERAGKIKPGDTLVEGTAGNTGLGLALVAQQKGYRLVLVVPDKMSREKIFNLKAMGAEVVLTRSDVAKGHPEYYQDMAERIARETPGAYFINQFGNPDNPLAHMQTTGPEILEQMDGDVDAIVVGCGSSGTVSGLTAYLKEHSPKTRIILADPVGSILAQYINEGILSEKSGSWMVEGIGEDFLPSISDFSLVEKAFAITDKESFLAARELLSKEGVLGGSSTGTLLAAALKYCREQTTPKRVVTLVCDTGNKYLSKMYNDYWMLDNGFLERERYGDLRDLILRPYAQRDTVVIKPDDMLITAYNRMKLYDVSQLPVMQGDRIVGILDESDVLLHVHADESKFRDPVSTAMMASPEMLQVREPIEALLPVFEKGHVAIVVDGEQFLGLITRIDLLNYLRRKVN, encoded by the coding sequence ATGACTGTTCATGACAGCGTCCTCGACCTGATCGGTCACACCCCGATGGTGCGCGCCCAGCGCCTGGACGCAGGGCCGTGCGAGCTGTTCCTCAAGCTCGAGAGTGCGAATCCCGGTGGCTCGGTCAAGGATCGCATCGGCATGTCGATGATCGAAGGCGCCGAACGCGCCGGGAAGATCAAGCCGGGCGACACCCTGGTGGAAGGCACGGCGGGCAATACCGGCCTGGGCCTGGCGCTGGTCGCCCAGCAGAAGGGCTACCGGCTGGTCCTGGTGGTGCCGGACAAGATGAGCCGCGAGAAGATCTTCAACCTCAAGGCGATGGGCGCTGAGGTGGTGTTGACCCGTTCCGATGTCGCCAAGGGCCACCCGGAGTACTACCAGGACATGGCCGAGCGCATCGCGCGCGAAACCCCGGGTGCCTACTTCATCAACCAGTTCGGCAACCCCGACAATCCGTTGGCACACATGCAGACCACCGGCCCTGAGATACTGGAGCAGATGGACGGCGACGTGGACGCCATAGTGGTGGGCTGTGGGTCCTCGGGCACCGTGAGCGGGCTCACTGCCTACCTCAAGGAGCACTCGCCGAAGACGCGGATCATCCTGGCCGATCCGGTCGGCTCCATCCTGGCGCAATACATCAACGAGGGCATCCTGTCGGAGAAGTCCGGCAGCTGGATGGTCGAAGGTATCGGCGAGGATTTTCTCCCCTCGATCAGCGATTTCTCGCTCGTCGAGAAAGCCTTCGCCATCACCGACAAGGAAAGCTTCCTGGCCGCGCGCGAGCTGCTGTCGAAGGAAGGCGTGCTTGGCGGCTCGTCCACCGGCACGTTGCTGGCCGCGGCGCTAAAGTACTGCCGCGAGCAGACCACGCCCAAGCGGGTGGTCACGCTGGTCTGCGATACCGGCAACAAGTACCTGTCGAAGATGTACAACGACTACTGGATGCTGGACAACGGCTTCCTCGAGCGCGAGCGCTACGGCGACCTGCGCGACCTGATCCTGCGTCCCTACGCGCAGCGCGACACCGTGGTGATCAAGCCCGACGACATGCTGATTACGGCGTACAACCGCATGAAGCTGTACGACGTGTCGCAGCTGCCGGTGATGCAGGGCGATCGCATCGTCGGCATCCTCGACGAATCCGACGTCCTGCTGCACGTGCATGCGGACGAATCGAAGTTCCGCGACCCGGTGTCCACCGCGATGATGGCGTCGCCCGAAATGCTCCAGGTCAGGGAGCCTATCGAGGCGCTCCTGCCCGTGTTCGAGAAAGGTCATGTCGCCATCGTCGTCGACGGGGAACAGTTCCTCGGCCTCATCACGCGGATCGACCTGCTCAATTACCTGCGTCGCAAAGTCAACTAA
- the glmS gene encoding glutamine--fructose-6-phosphate transaminase (isomerizing), with the protein MCGIVAAVAQRDIAPILIAGLKALEYRGYDSAGMAIADGGQIRRVRAKGKVREMEALYDADPVPGGTGIAHTRWATHGVPSEHNAHPHVQGRIAIVHNGIIENYASLRERLKAQGRVFHSETDTEVMGAVIDEHVQSGKPLREAVTAAVRELEGAYAIAVMSLDEPERVVGARRGCPLLVGIGIGEHFLGSDAQALIKVTNRMMYLEEDDVVEITRETVEVFGLDGQRVDRTAHESEISADSVERGEYRHYMQKEIFEQPRAVADTLEGRIGPHGVLPNIFGIDADPILDKTRGIHIVACGTSYHAGMVAKYWIEELARIPVVVEVASEYRYRDVVVPENTLFVAVSQSGETADTLAAMRESRRRGYLATFAICNVPESSVVRESDLRLMTRAGPEIGVASTKAFTTQLTAFGLLALDLGRRRGLDESKYLAHCKELQSLPRYIENALKSEPEIIRIADHFAAKQHALFLGRGAQFPVALEGSLKLKEISYIHAEAYPAGELKHGPLALVDENMPIVAVAPNGPLLDKLKSNLQEVRARGGELIVFADERAELDADADHIATVRVDGGGDLIAPAVFTIPMQLLAYHVAVMRGTDVDQPRNLAKSVTVE; encoded by the coding sequence ATGTGTGGAATCGTCGCCGCTGTCGCGCAGCGTGATATCGCGCCCATCCTCATCGCAGGCCTGAAAGCCCTCGAATACCGGGGTTACGACTCCGCGGGCATGGCCATCGCGGATGGCGGCCAGATCCGCCGCGTCCGTGCCAAGGGCAAGGTGCGCGAGATGGAGGCCTTGTACGACGCGGACCCGGTACCCGGCGGGACCGGCATCGCGCACACGCGCTGGGCCACGCACGGCGTGCCCAGCGAGCACAACGCGCATCCGCATGTGCAGGGCCGCATCGCCATCGTGCACAACGGCATCATCGAGAACTACGCCTCCCTGCGTGAGCGCCTTAAGGCGCAGGGTCGCGTGTTTCATTCGGAAACGGACACCGAGGTGATGGGTGCCGTGATCGACGAACATGTGCAGTCCGGCAAGCCGTTGCGCGAAGCGGTCACCGCCGCCGTGCGCGAACTGGAAGGTGCCTATGCCATCGCGGTGATGAGCCTGGACGAACCCGAGCGGGTCGTCGGTGCCCGTCGCGGTTGCCCCCTGCTGGTGGGCATCGGCATCGGCGAGCATTTCCTCGGCTCCGACGCGCAGGCACTCATCAAGGTCACCAACCGGATGATGTACCTGGAAGAAGACGACGTGGTCGAGATCACGCGGGAAACCGTGGAGGTGTTCGGCCTGGACGGCCAGCGCGTGGACCGCACGGCCCACGAAAGCGAGATCAGCGCCGACTCGGTGGAGCGGGGCGAATACCGCCATTACATGCAGAAGGAGATCTTCGAGCAGCCGCGCGCCGTGGCCGACACCCTGGAAGGTCGTATCGGTCCGCATGGTGTGTTGCCGAACATCTTCGGCATCGATGCCGACCCGATCCTCGACAAGACCCGTGGCATTCATATCGTCGCTTGCGGTACCAGCTACCACGCCGGCATGGTCGCCAAGTACTGGATCGAGGAACTGGCACGCATCCCCGTGGTGGTCGAGGTGGCCAGCGAATACCGCTACCGCGACGTGGTGGTGCCGGAGAACACCCTTTTCGTCGCGGTGTCGCAGTCCGGCGAAACCGCCGATACCCTGGCCGCCATGCGCGAGTCGCGTCGTCGCGGCTACCTCGCCACGTTCGCCATCTGCAACGTACCCGAGTCCTCGGTGGTGCGTGAATCCGACCTGCGCCTGATGACCCGCGCGGGCCCGGAGATCGGCGTGGCCTCGACCAAGGCCTTTACCACCCAGCTCACCGCGTTCGGGCTACTGGCATTGGATCTGGGTCGGCGCCGCGGCCTGGATGAAAGCAAGTACCTGGCGCACTGCAAGGAACTGCAGTCGCTGCCGCGCTACATCGAGAACGCGCTGAAGAGCGAGCCCGAGATCATCCGGATCGCCGACCATTTCGCTGCCAAGCAGCATGCGCTATTCCTCGGGCGCGGCGCGCAGTTCCCGGTGGCGCTGGAGGGTTCGCTCAAGCTCAAGGAAATCTCCTATATCCACGCGGAGGCCTATCCTGCGGGCGAGCTCAAGCACGGCCCGCTGGCGCTGGTGGACGAGAACATGCCGATCGTGGCGGTGGCGCCCAACGGTCCCTTGCTGGACAAGCTGAAATCCAACCTGCAGGAAGTACGCGCCCGCGGCGGCGAACTGATCGTCTTCGCCGACGAGCGTGCGGAGCTGGATGCGGATGCCGACCATATCGCCACGGTACGTGTGGACGGCGGTGGCGATCTGATCGCGCCGGCGGTCTTTACCATTCCGATGCAACTGCTGGCTTACCACGTCGCGGTGATGCGTGGCACGGATGTGGACCAACCGCGAAACCTGGCCAAGTCGGTGACTGTGGAATGA
- a CDS encoding DUF6602 domain-containing protein: MKTSVFKSYFDASETTLIGQYGLSAHAGHGGNIGSPREAFVRSFLEKNVGKSVTVGQGEIIDAFSTKTQQRKQQDVVLYDSSLPRLDIGGDISSFLREGVFATVEVKSTLTKEALFEACDAGFALRHPEGSFSDAYRQSWPRRFLVAYAGPVKMDTVFGWLEQYYRWRHTPGPQFTFIEEGWSPGDEFPMRHITRSNTLDGIFLLGVGFVLFEGFHFSLANPEPEQTGRVNVVRHGWTICDTERGALHALFVAMTDAIYDAPTTVVDYARELKLLPRKTVVMNSRVRI, translated from the coding sequence ATGAAAACGTCGGTCTTTAAATCTTATTTCGACGCATCGGAAACGACGCTCATCGGTCAGTACGGTCTATCGGCGCATGCCGGGCACGGTGGCAACATCGGATCGCCGCGTGAGGCGTTCGTAAGAAGCTTTCTGGAAAAGAACGTCGGCAAAAGCGTGACCGTGGGTCAGGGAGAAATCATCGATGCCTTCTCGACAAAGACCCAACAGCGCAAGCAGCAGGACGTGGTGCTCTATGATTCGTCGCTGCCGCGCCTGGATATCGGAGGCGACATTTCCTCGTTCCTACGCGAAGGTGTCTTTGCGACGGTCGAGGTCAAATCGACCTTGACCAAGGAAGCACTGTTTGAGGCATGCGACGCGGGCTTCGCGCTACGCCATCCGGAAGGCAGCTTCTCCGACGCCTACCGACAAAGCTGGCCACGGCGCTTCCTGGTCGCGTATGCCGGTCCGGTGAAGATGGACACGGTGTTCGGGTGGCTCGAGCAATACTATCGCTGGCGGCATACTCCGGGGCCTCAATTTACCTTTATCGAGGAAGGGTGGTCGCCCGGTGACGAGTTCCCGATGCGCCACATCACGCGATCCAATACGTTGGACGGTATTTTCCTGCTGGGCGTAGGCTTCGTTCTTTTTGAAGGTTTCCATTTCTCGCTTGCAAACCCCGAACCCGAGCAGACGGGTCGTGTAAATGTGGTGCGGCATGGCTGGACGATCTGCGACACGGAGCGCGGGGCGCTTCACGCCCTTTTCGTGGCCATGACCGATGCCATCTATGATGCCCCGACTACGGTTGTCGATTATGCAAGAGAGCTAAAGTTACTGCCTCGCAAAACTGTGGTGATGAACTCGCGGGTTCGCATCTAG
- a CDS encoding phosphomannomutase/phosphoglucomutase: MTCFKAYDIRGRVPDELNEDMAYRIGRACARTLGEGVVVVGYDIRVDSTAFAAAVVRGLNDEGRDAIDIGLCGTEEVYFQTFHRQVAGGIMVTASHNPIDYNGMKLVREGARPISGDTGLRDIERMVEADDFGGATAVRGKVVRDHDKSAYIAHLLGYIDPTALRSLKIVVNAGNGGAGAIVDLLAPHLPFDFIRIHHAPDGTFPNGIPNPLLPENRSATAQAVVAHGADLGLAWDGDFDRCFIFDAQGNFIEGYYIVGLLAAQLLEKQSGAKIIHDPRLTWNTIDMVEQADGVPVQSKTGHAFIKERMRLEDAIYGGEMSAHHYFRDFAYCDSGMIPWLLVAERMSKTGVSLEDMLAQRMAAYPCSGEINFVVKDAPAAVAKVMAFYADQCPSIDHTDGVSADFGDWRFNLRSSNTEPLLRLNVESRGDTALMHERTAELSALIEQ; this comes from the coding sequence ATGACGTGCTTCAAGGCATACGACATCCGCGGCCGCGTCCCGGATGAACTCAACGAGGACATGGCGTACCGTATCGGACGGGCGTGTGCCCGGACCCTGGGCGAGGGCGTCGTGGTCGTGGGCTACGACATCCGCGTCGACAGCACGGCGTTCGCGGCCGCGGTAGTGCGCGGTCTGAACGATGAAGGTCGGGACGCCATCGACATCGGATTGTGCGGCACGGAGGAAGTCTATTTCCAGACGTTCCACCGCCAGGTCGCCGGCGGCATCATGGTGACGGCGAGTCATAACCCGATCGATTACAACGGCATGAAGTTGGTGCGAGAGGGTGCGCGGCCCATCAGCGGCGACACGGGACTGCGCGATATCGAGCGGATGGTGGAGGCGGACGACTTCGGTGGCGCTACCGCCGTGCGCGGCAAGGTCGTTCGCGACCACGACAAGTCGGCTTACATCGCGCATTTGCTAGGCTATATCGACCCGACGGCACTGCGCTCTCTGAAGATTGTTGTGAACGCGGGTAACGGCGGGGCCGGTGCCATCGTGGACCTGCTCGCGCCCCATCTGCCGTTCGACTTCATCCGCATCCATCATGCCCCGGACGGTACGTTTCCGAACGGCATCCCCAACCCATTGCTGCCGGAGAATCGCAGCGCGACGGCGCAAGCGGTCGTGGCCCATGGTGCCGACCTGGGCCTTGCATGGGACGGCGACTTCGATCGCTGTTTCATCTTCGATGCGCAGGGAAACTTCATCGAGGGGTACTACATCGTCGGGCTACTGGCCGCGCAACTGCTCGAGAAACAGTCGGGTGCGAAGATCATCCACGACCCGAGGCTTACCTGGAACACCATCGACATGGTGGAGCAGGCCGATGGCGTGCCGGTACAAAGCAAGACGGGGCATGCCTTTATCAAGGAGCGCATGCGCCTCGAAGACGCCATTTATGGCGGCGAGATGAGTGCGCACCATTATTTTCGTGACTTTGCGTATTGCGACTCGGGCATGATTCCCTGGCTGCTGGTCGCCGAGCGCATGTCGAAGACCGGGGTCAGCCTCGAGGACATGCTGGCGCAGCGCATGGCGGCCTATCCCTGCAGTGGGGAAATCAATTTCGTGGTGAAGGATGCACCCGCGGCCGTCGCGAAGGTTATGGCGTTCTACGCGGATCAGTGCCCTTCGATCGACCATACCGACGGTGTGAGTGCCGACTTCGGCGACTGGCGCTTCAACCTGCGCTCGTCGAACACGGAGCCCTTGCTGCGGCTCAACGTGGAATCCCGCGGCGACACTGCGTTGATGCACGAGCGTACGGCCGAGTTGTCCGCGTTGATCGAGCAATAG
- a CDS encoding mannose-1-phosphate guanylyltransferase/mannose-6-phosphate isomerase: MLIPLILSGGSGTRLWPISRRNLPKQFLSLSGKETLFQQTVLRAASLPDAAAPVVVASDDQRFLAAEQLQELGITDANILLEPVPRNTAPAIAVGALQAMARDADALILVLPADHLIGDTGAFTEAVARARHLAEQGWLVTFGIRPDRAETGFGYIRRGASLEGETFRVAQFVEKPALDVAESYLASGDYDWNSGMFLFRASRYIEELKTLAPAMLDAAQAAFREANTDLDFIRLDADAFTAAPSDSIDYAVMEKTGHAAVVPVACGWSDIGSWDALWMAAGKDEHGNHIEGDVIALDTRGSLIRSHDRHLVATIGLDDVVVVTTPDATLVARRDASQDVKKIVEQLKAAGRSEHDLHRVVRRPWGSYDSLESGDRFQVKRIVVKPGAALSLQMHHHRAEHWIVVKGVAEVTCDDKVFLLAENQSTYLPLGSRHRLRNPGKVPVELIEVQSGSYLGEDDIVRFDDVYGRA; this comes from the coding sequence ATGCTGATTCCCCTTATCCTGAGCGGCGGCAGCGGAACGCGGCTATGGCCGATTTCCCGCCGTAACCTGCCCAAGCAGTTCCTCTCGCTTTCGGGTAAGGAAACCTTGTTCCAGCAGACGGTGTTACGAGCGGCCTCCCTCCCCGATGCCGCCGCGCCGGTCGTCGTGGCCAGCGACGACCAGCGCTTCCTTGCCGCCGAGCAGCTGCAGGAACTGGGCATCACCGACGCCAACATCCTGCTGGAACCGGTACCGCGCAACACGGCGCCCGCCATTGCCGTCGGCGCACTGCAGGCCATGGCACGCGATGCGGATGCACTGATCCTCGTGCTGCCCGCCGATCACCTGATCGGCGACACCGGCGCCTTTACCGAGGCCGTTGCGCGGGCACGCCACCTTGCCGAGCAGGGCTGGCTGGTGACCTTCGGCATCCGGCCCGACCGGGCGGAAACCGGCTTCGGTTACATCCGCCGCGGCGCAAGCCTGGAGGGCGAGACCTTCCGTGTGGCCCAGTTCGTGGAAAAGCCGGCGCTGGATGTGGCCGAGTCGTACTTGGCCAGTGGCGACTACGACTGGAACTCGGGCATGTTCCTGTTCCGCGCCTCTCGTTACATCGAGGAACTGAAGACGCTGGCACCGGCGATGCTGGACGCCGCACAGGCCGCCTTCCGCGAGGCCAATACCGACCTGGATTTCATCCGGCTCGATGCCGACGCGTTCACCGCCGCGCCGAGTGATTCCATCGACTATGCGGTGATGGAAAAAACCGGCCATGCCGCCGTGGTGCCGGTGGCCTGCGGGTGGAGTGACATCGGCTCGTGGGACGCGCTGTGGATGGCGGCGGGCAAGGACGAACACGGCAACCACATCGAAGGCGATGTCATCGCACTCGATACCCGTGGATCGCTGATCAGATCGCACGATCGCCATCTGGTCGCCACCATCGGCCTGGACGATGTGGTGGTCGTCACCACCCCGGACGCGACACTGGTCGCACGTCGCGACGCGTCGCAGGACGTGAAGAAGATTGTCGAACAACTGAAAGCCGCCGGTCGCAGCGAGCACGACCTGCATCGCGTCGTGCGCCGCCCGTGGGGCAGCTATGACTCACTCGAGTCCGGCGACCGCTTCCAGGTAAAGCGCATCGTGGTCAAGCCAGGCGCCGCGCTAAGCCTGCAGATGCACCATCACCGTGCGGAGCACTGGATCGTCGTCAAGGGCGTGGCCGAGGTCACCTGCGACGACAAGGTGTTCCTGCTGGCCGAGAACCAGAGCACCTACCTGCCCCTGGGCAGCCGCCACCGCCTGCGCAACCCGGGCAAGGTGCCCGTGGAGTTGATCGAGGTGCAGTCGGGTTCGTACCTGGGCGAGGACGACATCGTTCGCTTCGACGACGTGTACGGCCGCGCCTAG
- the rfbD gene encoding dTDP-4-dehydrorhamnose reductase: protein MKILLLGANGQLGQTFLSQGGLAARGELIAASRDGSLAVGGGRGVVGDLTDLAGLEALLDAERPDVIVNAAAYTAVDKAESDEAVATRVNGDAPGIIGRWAARHGGLVVHYSTDYVFPGDATAPYAPTAATGPQGAYGRSKLAGEEALRASGADHLILRTAWVYSAVGHNFLRTMLRLGADRDELRVVADQRGTPTTTTLIVEGTLAAIDRMQSVAASDRSSLSGTYHLTASGETTWHGFAEAIFDEAAASGVIARQPRVTAIASSEFPTPARRPEYSVLDNSGFAATFGHPLHDWREGLRATLGQLPTP, encoded by the coding sequence GTGAAGATCCTGCTGCTGGGCGCCAACGGCCAGCTAGGCCAGACCTTCCTCAGCCAGGGCGGCCTCGCTGCCCGGGGTGAGCTGATTGCCGCCTCGCGGGACGGCTCCCTTGCCGTCGGCGGCGGCCGTGGCGTCGTGGGCGACCTGACCGATCTTGCCGGCCTGGAAGCCCTGCTGGATGCCGAGCGGCCCGACGTGATCGTCAATGCCGCCGCCTATACCGCCGTGGACAAGGCCGAGTCCGACGAGGCCGTGGCCACACGCGTCAATGGCGATGCCCCCGGCATCATCGGACGCTGGGCCGCTCGTCACGGTGGCTTGGTAGTGCATTACTCGACCGACTACGTGTTCCCCGGTGACGCCACCGCGCCCTACGCGCCGACGGCGGCGACGGGCCCCCAGGGCGCGTACGGCCGCAGCAAGCTCGCTGGCGAAGAAGCCCTGCGCGCCAGCGGCGCTGACCACCTGATCCTGCGCACGGCCTGGGTCTACTCGGCGGTCGGTCACAACTTCCTGCGCACCATGCTGCGCCTGGGCGCCGATCGCGACGAACTGCGTGTCGTCGCCGACCAACGCGGCACGCCCACCACCACGACGCTCATCGTCGAGGGAACGCTGGCCGCGATCGACCGGATGCAGTCGGTCGCCGCCTCGGATCGCTCCAGCCTGTCGGGCACGTATCACCTCACCGCCTCGGGCGAGACCACCTGGCACGGTTTTGCCGAGGCGATCTTCGACGAGGCAGCCGCTAGCGGCGTCATCGCCCGGCAGCCCCGGGTGACCGCCATTGCCAGCAGCGAATTCCCTACGCCCGCCCGGCGTCCGGAATACTCCGTGCTGGACAACTCGGGCTTTGCCGCCACGTTCGGCCACCCGCTGCACGACTGGCGCGAAGGACTTCGCGCAACGCTCGGTCAACTCCCCACTCCGTGA
- the rfbC gene encoding dTDP-4-dehydrorhamnose 3,5-epimerase, with protein MKFIETALPGCIVIEPQVFGDSRGFFYESYNEAKYREAGIDRRFVQSNVSRSARGVLRGLHYQWPHPQGKLVSVLEGEVYDVAVDIRRGSPTFGQWAGVMLTAENHRHFWIPEGFAHGFCVVSEYATFSYQCTDLYNAQADGGVRWNDPAIGVDWPISEPLLSDKDTKAPLLADIAEDRLPEFRP; from the coding sequence ATGAAATTCATTGAAACCGCCCTGCCCGGCTGCATCGTGATCGAACCGCAGGTGTTCGGCGACAGCCGCGGGTTCTTCTACGAGAGCTACAACGAGGCGAAGTACCGCGAAGCCGGCATCGACCGCCGTTTCGTCCAGTCCAACGTATCCCGCTCCGCCCGCGGCGTGCTGCGCGGCCTGCATTACCAGTGGCCGCATCCACAGGGCAAGCTGGTCAGCGTGCTGGAAGGCGAGGTGTACGACGTCGCCGTCGATATCCGCCGCGGCTCGCCCACCTTCGGGCAATGGGCTGGCGTGATGCTGACCGCCGAGAACCACCGGCATTTCTGGATACCGGAGGGCTTCGCGCACGGTTTCTGCGTCGTCTCCGAATACGCCACGTTCTCGTACCAGTGCACGGACCTGTACAACGCCCAGGCCGACGGCGGTGTACGCTGGAACGATCCCGCCATCGGCGTGGACTGGCCGATCTCCGAGCCCCTGCTGTCCGACAAGGACACCAAGGCGCCCCTGCTGGCGGATATCGCCGAGGACCGTCTGCCGGAGTTTCGTCCGTGA
- the rfbA gene encoding glucose-1-phosphate thymidylyltransferase RfbA: MTTKGIILAGGSGTRLYPITQAVSKQLLPVYDKPMIYYPLATLMLAGIRDILVINTPHEQALFQRLLGDGSQWGINITYAVQPSPDGLAQAFIIGKDFIGNDPSCLVLGDNIFYGVGLTERMKRAASRESGATVFGYFVKDPERYGVAEFDASGKVIGLEEKPAKPKSSYAVTGLYFYDNRAVDYAENLKPSPRGELEITDLNRCYLDDESLHLEQLGRGYAWLDTGTHESLMEAGEYIQTIENRQGLKVCCPEEIAYINQWIDAEQLLKLAKPLSKTGYGQYLQHLIEQGYVG; encoded by the coding sequence ATGACGACCAAGGGCATCATCCTCGCCGGCGGTTCCGGCACGCGGCTCTATCCGATCACCCAGGCGGTCAGCAAGCAGCTGCTGCCGGTGTACGACAAGCCGATGATCTATTACCCGCTGGCGACGCTGATGCTGGCCGGCATCCGCGACATCCTGGTCATCAATACGCCGCACGAGCAGGCGCTGTTCCAGCGCCTGCTCGGTGACGGCAGCCAGTGGGGCATCAACATCACCTATGCCGTGCAGCCGTCGCCCGATGGCCTGGCCCAGGCCTTCATCATCGGCAAGGACTTCATCGGCAACGATCCCAGCTGCCTGGTGCTCGGCGACAACATCTTCTACGGCGTCGGCCTGACCGAACGGATGAAGCGCGCGGCTTCCCGGGAATCCGGCGCCACCGTGTTCGGCTACTTCGTGAAGGATCCGGAGCGCTACGGCGTGGCCGAATTCGACGCCAGCGGCAAGGTGATCGGCCTGGAGGAAAAACCCGCCAAGCCCAAGTCCAGCTACGCGGTCACCGGCCTGTACTTCTACGACAACCGCGCCGTGGACTACGCCGAGAACCTGAAGCCCTCGCCGCGTGGCGAACTCGAGATCACCGACCTCAACCGTTGCTACCTGGACGATGAGTCGCTGCACCTGGAACAGCTCGGCCGCGGTTACGCCTGGCTCGACACGGGCACGCACGAATCCCTGATGGAAGCCGGCGAGTACATCCAGACGATCGAGAACCGCCAGGGCCTGAAGGTCTGCTGCCCGGAAGAAATCGCCTATATCAACCAGTGGATCGATGCCGAGCAGTTGCTCAAGCTGGCCAAGCCGCTGTCCAAGACCGGCTACGGCCAGTACCTCCAGCACCTGATCGAGCAAGGTTACGTCGGATGA
- the rfbB gene encoding dTDP-glucose 4,6-dehydratase — protein sequence MKTLLVTGGAGFIGANFVLQAVADGLRVVNLDKLTYAGNMQTLQSLAGNPAHVFVQGDIGDRELITRLLAEHRPDAVVNFAAESHVDRSIDGPAAFIETNVVGTLGLLEATRDYWRGLDEAAGKAFRFLHVSTDEVYGSLGAEGFFTETTPYAPNSPYSASKAASDHLVRAFHHTYGLPVLTTNCSNNYGPFQFPEKLIPLVIQKALAGEALPVYGDGMNVRDWLYVEDHCSAIRRVLEAGRLGETYNVGGNSERANLVVVKTICAILDEVSPLADGKPHESLITFVRDRPGHDRRYAIDASKLKDELGWTPAHTFESGIKATVQWYLDNKPWIQNILDGSYQLERLGA from the coding sequence ATGAAAACTTTACTAGTCACCGGTGGCGCGGGGTTCATCGGCGCCAATTTCGTCCTCCAGGCCGTGGCTGACGGCCTCCGTGTCGTCAATCTCGACAAGCTCACCTACGCCGGGAACATGCAGACGCTGCAGTCCCTCGCCGGCAACCCGGCGCATGTCTTCGTGCAGGGCGATATCGGTGACCGTGAGCTGATCACGCGCCTGCTGGCCGAACACCGCCCCGATGCCGTGGTGAATTTCGCTGCCGAAAGCCACGTCGACCGCTCCATCGACGGCCCCGCCGCGTTCATCGAAACCAACGTGGTCGGCACCCTGGGCCTGCTCGAAGCCACCCGCGACTATTGGCGCGGCCTCGACGAGGCGGCCGGCAAGGCCTTCCGCTTCCTGCACGTGTCCACCGACGAGGTGTACGGTTCGCTGGGCGCCGAAGGTTTCTTCACCGAAACCACCCCGTACGCCCCCAACTCCCCGTACTCGGCATCGAAGGCCGCGTCCGACCATCTGGTCCGCGCTTTCCACCATACCTACGGGCTGCCGGTGCTCACCACCAACTGCTCGAACAATTATGGCCCCTTCCAGTTCCCCGAGAAGCTGATCCCGCTGGTCATCCAGAAGGCCCTGGCCGGTGAAGCCCTGCCCGTGTACGGCGATGGCATGAACGTCCGCGACTGGCTGTACGTGGAAGACCACTGCAGCGCCATCCGCCGCGTGCTCGAAGCCGGCCGCCTGGGTGAGACCTATAACGTCGGCGGCAATTCCGAACGCGCCAACCTGGTGGTGGTCAAGACGATCTGCGCCATCCTCGACGAGGTCTCGCCCCTCGCGGACGGCAAGCCGCACGAAAGCCTGATCACCTTCGTCCGTGACCGCCCCGGCCACGATCGCCGCTACGCGATCGATGCCAGCAAGTTGAAGGACGAACTGGGCTGGACCCCGGCGCACACGTTCGAATCCGGCATCAAGGCCACGGTGCAGTGGTACCTCGACAACAAGCCGTGGATCCAGAACATCCTCGACGGTAGCTACCAGCTGGAGCGACTCGGCGCATGA